A DNA window from Oceanotoga teriensis contains the following coding sequences:
- the mutS gene encoding DNA mismatch repair protein MutS: protein MTGLTPMIKQYLDIKENYKDSILLFRLGDFYETFFEDAKIISEVLQIVLTNRNGHPMAGIPYHALDNYLKKILDNGYKVAICEQMEDPSQAKGIVRREVTRIITPGTIIEDNMLDEYNKFSCLIDKKDDKYIIAIFDFSTGEIYLDSLDLNENELIDFIINYGFVQVLISFRVENINKKIKEISNRLYTEKLDEWYFSSDYKNHIKESYDMLSIDHLEYTKDELKVLDAVLKYLEITQFQKIKHFKIPKRLKNLEYMFLDSTTIYNLGIVPSPDIKGKTLYDVLKYTKTPMGNRKLSDILIRPLKDRKKIERRLNIVESLKNDEILIRELDEYLSSIRDIERISSRIALQKATPKDIAALRDSLSIIPFIDDLLKTNKILKDYFLNVDLLQDLKDMIEKTIFDEPSLEIGKGEVIKQGISEELDEYRNLTKDIDKYLKEIENKEKSKTGLTSLKIGRNKVYGFYIEISKAQAKNAPIEYTRKQTLTNSERFITKELNELEKKLIISEEKIKKIEKEIFEKFISNISRYVKKIKHLSEKIADVDYFKSFAIASKKYNYVRPIFSDEKTHIKSGRHPIVENFVSEFTSNDFSLDLEKTFIVLTGPNMSGKSTYLRQMGLISIMAQSGCFVPADYAELKIHDRVFTRIGAKDDIITGKSTFLMEMMEMSTILNQATEKSLVLLDEVGRGTSTLDGISVAWAISEYIFQVLKSTTIFATHYTELTLLCDIYPEVITKRVKVMETNNGVVFLHKIEDGVSDNSYGIEVARLAGFPSEIVERSKEVLGKLTDKVDIENKIKRMRNISKKKYKRPEGQLKMF from the coding sequence ATGACAGGTTTAACCCCTATGATAAAGCAATATTTAGATATAAAAGAAAATTATAAAGATTCTATACTATTGTTTAGATTAGGAGACTTTTATGAAACTTTTTTTGAAGATGCAAAAATTATAAGTGAAGTTCTTCAAATAGTATTAACCAACAGAAATGGTCATCCTATGGCTGGAATACCTTATCATGCATTAGATAATTATTTAAAAAAAATACTTGATAATGGATATAAAGTTGCTATATGTGAACAAATGGAAGATCCATCTCAAGCAAAAGGTATAGTTAGAAGAGAAGTAACGAGAATAATAACTCCTGGAACTATAATAGAAGATAATATGCTTGATGAATACAATAAATTTTCTTGTTTAATAGACAAAAAAGATGATAAATATATCATAGCTATATTTGATTTTTCAACAGGAGAAATATATCTTGACTCTTTAGATTTAAATGAAAATGAATTGATTGATTTTATAATAAATTATGGGTTTGTCCAAGTTTTAATATCTTTTAGAGTAGAAAATATAAACAAAAAAATAAAAGAAATAAGCAATAGGCTTTATACAGAAAAACTCGATGAATGGTATTTTTCTTCGGATTATAAAAATCATATAAAAGAAAGTTATGATATGCTTAGCATAGATCATTTAGAATACACAAAAGATGAATTAAAAGTTTTAGATGCTGTATTAAAATACCTTGAAATAACCCAATTTCAAAAAATAAAACATTTCAAAATACCAAAGAGATTAAAAAATTTAGAATATATGTTTTTAGATAGTACAACAATATATAATTTAGGTATAGTTCCAAGTCCTGATATAAAAGGAAAAACTCTTTATGATGTATTAAAATATACAAAAACTCCCATGGGAAATAGAAAACTCAGCGATATACTTATAAGGCCTTTAAAAGATAGAAAAAAAATAGAAAGAAGGCTAAATATAGTAGAATCTTTAAAAAATGATGAAATATTGATAAGAGAATTAGATGAATATTTATCATCTATAAGAGATATTGAAAGAATATCTTCAAGAATAGCATTACAAAAAGCTACGCCAAAGGATATTGCTGCTTTAAGAGATTCATTATCTATAATACCTTTTATAGATGACCTTTTAAAAACTAATAAAATATTAAAAGACTATTTTTTAAATGTAGATCTTTTACAGGATTTAAAAGATATGATCGAAAAGACAATATTTGATGAACCTTCATTAGAAATTGGAAAAGGTGAAGTTATAAAACAAGGAATATCTGAAGAACTTGATGAGTATAGAAATCTTACAAAAGATATAGATAAATATTTAAAAGAAATAGAAAATAAAGAAAAATCAAAAACTGGATTAACCTCTTTGAAAATAGGAAGAAATAAAGTTTATGGTTTTTATATAGAAATATCAAAAGCTCAGGCTAAAAATGCTCCAATAGAATATACAAGAAAACAAACTTTAACAAATTCAGAAAGATTTATAACAAAAGAATTGAATGAACTAGAAAAAAAGCTTATAATATCTGAAGAAAAAATAAAAAAAATAGAAAAAGAAATATTTGAAAAATTTATATCAAATATTTCAAGATATGTAAAAAAAATAAAACATCTATCTGAGAAAATAGCAGATGTAGATTATTTTAAATCTTTTGCTATAGCTTCTAAAAAATATAATTATGTTAGACCTATTTTTTCTGATGAAAAAACACATATAAAATCTGGTAGACATCCAATAGTAGAAAATTTTGTTTCAGAATTCACATCGAATGATTTCAGTTTAGACTTAGAAAAAACTTTTATAGTACTTACAGGTCCGAATATGAGTGGTAAATCTACTTATTTAAGACAGATGGGACTTATAAGTATTATGGCCCAATCGGGTTGCTTTGTTCCAGCTGATTATGCAGAATTAAAAATACATGATAGAGTATTTACAAGAATAGGAGCTAAAGATGATATAATAACTGGAAAATCTACATTCTTGATGGAAATGATGGAGATGTCTACAATTTTGAATCAAGCAACTGAAAAATCACTTGTTTTACTCGATGAAGTGGGAAGAGGGACTAGTACTTTAGATGGAATATCCGTTGCTTGGGCTATATCAGAATATATATTTCAAGTTTTAAAATCAACTACAATATTTGCCACACATTATACAGAATTGACTTTATTATGTGATATATATCCAGAAGTTATAACAAAAAGAGTAAAAGTTATGGAAACAAATAATGGAGTAGTATTTCTTCATAAAATAGAAGATGGAGTAAGTGATAATTCTTATGGTATAGAAGTTGCAAGATTAGCAGGATTTCCTTCAGAAATAGTAGAAAGATCAAAAGAGGTACTTGGAAAACTTACCGATAAAGTAGATATAGAAAATAAAATAAAAAGAATGAGAAACATAAGTAAAAAAAAGTATAAAAGGCCTGAAGGACAGTTAAAAATGTTTTAG
- a CDS encoding Asp23/Gls24 family envelope stress response protein → MPIKEDNNFGEITISENVLRDITYKTIENFLMEEKIYTNKVQKELMKNIKIANNDDGSLSVFLRIPAKYGENIVEFSKKAQKIIKEELEKMSEIFITNVDISIENLEYPMTEENESEEVVEENKEKWDE, encoded by the coding sequence ATGCCAATAAAAGAGGATAACAATTTTGGTGAAATTACAATATCAGAAAATGTTTTAAGGGATATAACATATAAAACAATAGAAAATTTTCTTATGGAAGAAAAAATATATACAAATAAAGTTCAAAAAGAACTCATGAAGAATATAAAAATAGCAAATAATGATGATGGAAGTTTAAGTGTTTTCTTAAGAATACCCGCAAAATATGGAGAAAATATAGTAGAATTTTCTAAAAAAGCACAAAAAATAATAAAAGAAGAGCTTGAAAAAATGTCTGAAATATTTATAACAAATGTTGATATAAGTATAGAAAATCTTGAATATCCTATGACAGAAGAAAATGAATCCGAGGAAGTTGTAGAAGAAAATAAAGAGAAATGGGATGAATAA
- the nusB gene encoding transcription antitermination factor NusB, with translation MNFEKTKIREAIIETIFQINFLDVSLEELEDTFKKISDKKNISEIHKKLGLEYIEDMNESIEEIDKSIKRYLKNWKFERIGNIEKSILRLSIYEMYYRDDIPFKVSIDESLKILEKYGDDKSIKFVNGILDSFAKENIVGADNDE, from the coding sequence TTGAACTTCGAAAAAACTAAAATAAGAGAAGCAATAATCGAAACAATTTTTCAAATAAACTTTTTAGATGTTAGCCTTGAAGAATTAGAAGATACATTTAAAAAAATATCTGATAAAAAAAATATTTCTGAAATACATAAAAAACTTGGCTTAGAATATATAGAAGATATGAATGAATCTATTGAAGAAATAGATAAGAGTATAAAAAGATATTTAAAAAATTGGAAATTTGAGAGAATAGGAAATATAGAAAAAAGTATATTGAGATTATCAATATACGAAATGTATTATAGAGATGACATACCATTTAAAGTTTCAATAGATGAGTCATTGAAGATACTTGAAAAGTATGGAGATGATAAATCCATAAAGTTTGTTAATGGAATACTCGATTCTTTTGCAAAAGAGAATATAGTCGGAGCTGATAATGATGAATGA
- the dxs gene encoding 1-deoxy-D-xylulose-5-phosphate synthase, with protein sequence MNEEHLYHDLYKMDYEQLDLLAQKMRKYIMETVYSNNGHLASNFGVVELTLALYRVFNPEEDVVIWDTSHQSYVHKLLTGRWEEFKTLRRMNGISGFTNIHESKYDKFGAGHAGTSISAALGYFIGDKCNDKKRNIISIIGDGAFTCGMALESLNQLKYMNSNVKIILNSNDMSISPNVGSLSTMLSKIRMKKNYKDIKKNMKDMLNDSEIGQDLELVLKRLKDAVKYTIYSEPIGFFEDLGIKYYGPVDGHNIRDLELFLRLLKDHEDGPAVLHVLTTKGKGFENAEKNPDKFHGVSKKTNNQNLSYSKIVGHTLSYIQKENFITFTAAMKDGTGLDILEKTNPNKIIDMGITEPSIVTTAAATSLAGVYPVVDIYSTFMQRAFDSIIHDVALQGIPGLYLLDRAGLVGEDGPTHHGVFDISYLRLIPQIEILTPLNGQDLANMIYTSVKEKPSKPRFIRFPKESTTKTVDEILLNLKNINLNWKYIKTSNNNTYVLAVGTISNTVKKALKDYDLNIIGVRSIKPLDQYVINDLKENADKIIIYEENAEKGGFNEEIYKLLKGKDIYNYGIKDEFITHGSRKELLSLCGLDEQSIKNQIESIMNINNKKVK encoded by the coding sequence ATGAATGAAGAGCATCTATATCATGACCTATATAAAATGGATTATGAACAATTAGACCTTCTTGCTCAAAAAATGAGAAAATATATAATGGAAACAGTATACTCAAATAATGGGCATTTAGCTTCTAATTTCGGGGTTGTTGAGTTAACTTTGGCACTCTACAGAGTATTCAATCCAGAAGAAGATGTTGTGATATGGGATACCAGTCATCAATCGTATGTACATAAATTATTGACTGGCAGATGGGAAGAGTTTAAAACTCTAAGAAGAATGAATGGAATAAGTGGTTTTACAAATATACATGAATCAAAATATGATAAATTTGGCGCAGGGCATGCTGGAACATCAATTTCAGCTGCTCTGGGCTATTTTATTGGTGATAAGTGTAATGACAAAAAACGAAATATAATATCAATAATTGGTGATGGTGCTTTTACATGTGGCATGGCTTTGGAATCTTTAAATCAATTAAAATATATGAACAGTAATGTAAAAATAATATTAAATTCAAATGATATGTCTATATCTCCAAATGTTGGAAGTTTATCAACTATGCTATCAAAAATAAGAATGAAAAAAAATTATAAAGATATAAAAAAGAATATGAAAGATATGCTAAATGATTCTGAAATAGGTCAAGATCTTGAATTGGTTTTAAAAAGATTAAAAGATGCAGTGAAATATACTATATATAGTGAACCCATAGGTTTTTTTGAAGATCTTGGAATAAAATATTATGGACCAGTTGATGGACATAATATTAGAGATTTAGAGCTTTTTTTGAGACTTTTAAAAGATCATGAAGATGGTCCAGCTGTTCTACATGTACTCACAACAAAAGGCAAAGGTTTTGAAAATGCTGAAAAAAATCCAGATAAATTTCATGGAGTTTCAAAAAAGACTAATAATCAAAATCTTAGTTATTCTAAAATAGTTGGGCATACATTAAGTTATATTCAAAAAGAAAATTTTATTACTTTTACTGCGGCGATGAAAGATGGAACGGGATTAGACATATTAGAAAAGACGAATCCAAATAAAATAATTGATATGGGAATAACAGAACCATCAATAGTTACAACAGCAGCAGCAACTTCGCTTGCGGGAGTTTATCCAGTTGTTGATATTTATTCAACATTTATGCAAAGAGCTTTTGATTCAATAATACATGATGTTGCATTACAAGGAATTCCAGGGTTATACCTTCTGGATAGAGCTGGTTTAGTTGGAGAAGATGGCCCAACTCATCATGGAGTTTTTGATATTTCATATTTAAGATTAATTCCACAAATAGAAATATTGACTCCATTAAATGGTCAAGATCTTGCCAATATGATTTATACATCTGTAAAAGAAAAACCTTCTAAACCAAGATTTATAAGATTTCCAAAAGAATCAACTACAAAAACTGTAGATGAAATATTGTTAAATTTAAAAAATATAAATTTAAATTGGAAATACATAAAAACTTCAAATAATAATACTTATGTACTTGCAGTTGGAACTATATCAAATACTGTAAAAAAAGCTTTAAAAGATTATGATTTAAATATAATAGGTGTTAGAAGTATAAAACCTTTAGATCAATATGTAATAAATGATTTAAAAGAAAATGCTGATAAAATAATAATTTATGAAGAAAATGCTGAAAAGGGTGGTTTTAATGAAGAAATATACAAACTTTTAAAAGGCAAAGATATTTATAACTATGGAATAAAAGATGAATTTATAACTCATGGTTCAAGAAAAGAGTTATTATCATTATGTGGACTTGATGAACAAAGTATAAAAAATCAAATTGAAAGTATTATGAATATAAATAATAAGAAGGTGAAATGA
- a CDS encoding endonuclease MutS2, which produces MKKEFLDLELNKTLEKISEYTHTKYGKDYLKNEIKFYDDYKILKREIEISRSFFILYQQGFLDLRGTDYIKEIIENIKNNLNIEIRDYRIIANFHSKIKIFIKENKNYLDPITEEILSKLNPMDEFVNYIYGIINEDDQIDDNATSTLSSIRKNLNKTKSRIIQNYNKLKNQYSKYLSLDQPIYKNGRLCLCVSSTYRRNVNGIVVGRSDSGNSLYIEPSIIAQLNEEIIILENEEKAEISRILSELRFKINKKMKTIENNIFWISYIDYQITKTRYALDNYGDFFLPSEKTRNIKFSELKHPLISKNDMIPINIDLKKNGIIITGPNTGGKTVTLKSIGLAFIMAHMSLPVLSVKAEMPFIKNIFTDIGDEQSISQNLSTFSSHLKNLKIILEEADEKSIVIIDELGTGTDPIEGAALGISIIKNLIEKNSLIFITSHLSEIKTYSLNQENLISASMSFDINSLKPTYVLQVGVPGASHAIEIAQRMGFPDEVIEQAKNNLGNEYKQTENVYKELGDIYSEIEQARKLKNEELKELSKLKEEYEEKYEKVKNKEIEKIDKEIKNSKQILKETKNEIEKILSNIKKYKEKDYQEVKNKLKEIEKMNENLNKIGKKEKIENKKYSFKENMIVLAPGNNKAKIVKIEKNKARLKFFNLPVEMTYDLNELKPIKKEEKSKEYTSSISTNVKTFKPEIDIRGYTVLDAIPEIENLISDLLTYRMEHGYIIHGKGTGKLAEGIWEYLRKCKDIKSFRIGKAGEGGTGVTVVEV; this is translated from the coding sequence TTGAAAAAAGAATTTCTTGATTTAGAATTAAATAAAACATTAGAAAAAATATCTGAATATACTCATACAAAATATGGTAAAGATTATTTAAAAAATGAAATCAAATTTTATGATGATTATAAAATATTAAAGCGGGAAATAGAAATTTCCCGAAGTTTTTTTATATTATATCAACAAGGTTTTTTAGATTTAAGAGGTACTGATTATATAAAAGAGATAATAGAAAATATAAAAAATAATTTAAATATAGAAATAAGAGATTATAGAATAATTGCTAATTTTCATTCTAAAATAAAAATATTTATAAAAGAAAATAAAAATTATTTAGATCCGATTACAGAAGAAATATTATCGAAATTAAATCCAATGGATGAGTTTGTTAATTATATATATGGAATAATAAATGAAGATGATCAAATTGATGATAATGCTACTTCAACATTATCATCAATAAGAAAAAATCTTAATAAAACAAAATCAAGAATAATACAAAATTACAATAAATTAAAAAATCAATATTCTAAATATTTAAGTTTAGATCAACCAATATATAAAAATGGAAGACTTTGTTTATGTGTAAGTTCTACATACAGAAGAAATGTAAATGGTATAGTTGTTGGTAGGTCAGATTCTGGGAATAGTTTGTATATAGAACCATCTATAATAGCGCAATTAAATGAAGAAATAATAATACTTGAGAATGAAGAAAAAGCAGAAATATCAAGAATTTTAAGTGAATTAAGGTTTAAAATTAATAAAAAAATGAAAACGATAGAAAATAATATATTTTGGATTTCTTATATAGATTATCAAATAACTAAAACAAGATATGCTTTAGATAATTATGGCGATTTTTTCTTACCATCTGAAAAAACAAGAAATATAAAATTTAGTGAACTGAAACATCCATTAATTTCAAAAAATGATATGATACCTATAAATATAGATTTAAAAAAGAATGGAATTATAATAACTGGACCAAATACAGGTGGAAAAACAGTAACATTGAAGTCAATAGGCTTAGCATTTATAATGGCTCATATGTCTTTACCTGTTTTAAGTGTAAAAGCAGAAATGCCCTTTATAAAAAATATATTTACTGATATAGGTGATGAACAAAGTATATCTCAAAATTTATCAACTTTTTCTTCACATCTAAAAAATTTAAAAATAATACTTGAAGAAGCAGATGAAAAATCTATTGTAATAATTGATGAACTTGGAACTGGAACAGATCCTATAGAAGGTGCTGCATTAGGAATATCCATAATAAAAAACTTAATAGAAAAAAACTCACTTATATTTATAACTTCTCATTTATCTGAAATAAAAACATATTCATTAAATCAAGAAAATTTAATATCTGCCTCGATGTCTTTTGATATAAACTCATTAAAACCAACCTATGTATTACAAGTAGGTGTTCCAGGAGCTTCACATGCAATTGAAATAGCTCAAAGGATGGGTTTTCCAGATGAAGTAATAGAACAGGCTAAAAATAATCTTGGAAATGAGTACAAACAGACAGAAAATGTTTACAAAGAACTTGGAGATATATATTCTGAAATAGAACAAGCAAGAAAATTAAAAAATGAAGAATTAAAAGAATTGAGTAAATTAAAAGAAGAATATGAAGAAAAATATGAAAAAGTAAAAAATAAAGAAATAGAAAAAATTGATAAGGAAATAAAAAATTCAAAACAAATTTTAAAAGAAACAAAAAATGAAATAGAAAAAATTCTTTCTAATATAAAAAAATATAAAGAAAAAGATTATCAAGAAGTGAAAAATAAATTAAAAGAAATAGAAAAAATGAATGAAAATTTAAACAAAATAGGTAAAAAAGAAAAAATAGAAAATAAAAAATATTCTTTTAAAGAAAATATGATAGTACTTGCTCCAGGAAATAATAAGGCAAAAATAGTAAAAATAGAAAAAAACAAAGCTAGGTTAAAATTTTTTAATCTTCCTGTTGAAATGACTTATGATTTAAATGAACTAAAACCTATCAAAAAAGAAGAAAAAAGTAAAGAATATACATCATCCATAAGTACAAATGTAAAAACTTTTAAACCTGAAATAGACATAAGAGGATATACAGTATTAGATGCCATTCCAGAAATAGAAAATTTAATATCTGATTTATTAACATATAGAATGGAACATGGATATATAATACATGGAAAAGGAACTGGAAAACTTGCAGAAGGAATATGGGAATATTTAAGAAAATGCAAAGATATAAAGAGTTTTAGAATAGGTAAAGCAGGAGAAGGCGGAACAGGTGTAACTGTTGTGGAGGTGTAA
- a CDS encoding cell division FtsA domain-containing protein: MIFSLDVGTRTLIGVIAELDKDEKLIIKDSIIQEHENRAMMDGQIHDVHKVAKGVQKIIEKFKENGFTDLKNVAVALAGRFLITSTGEYTQDISTEGYIEKELVKKMELEAVKRATENLDYSKGMYCVGYSVLYYELDEEWIKHLEGQKGNKANVKVISAFLPKNVVEAMMSVLEKNSLNPVHITLEPIAAINLVVPEDLRNLNIAMIDVGAGTSDIAISNEGTIKAYGMVPIAGDEITEAISKELLIDFSTAEKIKKELSINEEFTYKDILDFEQKTDKKNIEKIINPIIENAAVEISEKIIELNGKPPVAVMIVGGGGKVLGFKEKIAEKLGLPENRVALKDIETIKDIIYLKEPLIGSEYITPVGIANSALKREGNVFNHVKINGTTINMMMIGTDLNVMQVLLQYGYSISQLIGVPSNAITYELNGEFKIKKGNMGKEALIKINNQIANLKSKIKPGDEIEVGVPEKGEPLELKIKDIINPINITINGIKKELYPKVKINGKDLNMNEKIKDGDKLETKNPKVYEVLDEKSSTIIFTINGKTYETSSNIVIIKNDEIIDENNEIKNNDSIILKAVDMPQIKKFLDIKLKSRKIIFNEELIELNEQKILIKKSGKQISENSKIENNANYTVDIQEIQPNIISLFSHLSMDVKNVKNYRLMINGKEAKSFMTILEDGDKVRFDYK; encoded by the coding sequence ATGATATTCAGTTTAGATGTCGGAACAAGAACCCTCATAGGAGTAATTGCTGAATTAGATAAAGATGAAAAACTAATAATAAAAGATAGTATAATTCAAGAACATGAAAATAGAGCTATGATGGATGGGCAGATTCATGATGTTCATAAAGTGGCTAAAGGTGTACAAAAAATAATAGAAAAATTCAAAGAAAATGGATTTACAGATCTTAAAAATGTAGCTGTAGCTCTTGCTGGAAGATTTTTAATTACATCTACTGGAGAATATACGCAAGATATTTCTACAGAAGGATATATAGAAAAAGAATTAGTTAAAAAAATGGAATTAGAAGCCGTAAAAAGAGCAACAGAAAATCTTGATTATTCAAAAGGAATGTATTGTGTTGGTTATTCTGTTTTATATTATGAATTAGATGAAGAATGGATAAAACATTTAGAAGGCCAAAAAGGAAACAAAGCTAATGTAAAAGTGATATCAGCTTTTTTACCAAAAAATGTAGTTGAAGCTATGATGTCTGTATTAGAAAAAAACAGTTTAAATCCAGTTCATATAACCCTTGAACCTATAGCAGCTATAAATCTTGTAGTTCCAGAAGATCTCAGAAATCTTAATATAGCGATGATAGATGTAGGTGCTGGTACTTCAGATATAGCAATATCTAATGAAGGAACCATAAAAGCATATGGGATGGTGCCTATAGCTGGTGATGAAATAACAGAAGCAATATCAAAAGAACTATTAATAGATTTTTCAACGGCAGAAAAAATAAAAAAAGAACTTTCAATTAATGAAGAGTTTACATATAAAGATATATTAGATTTTGAACAAAAAACAGATAAAAAAAATATAGAAAAAATAATAAATCCAATTATAGAAAATGCTGCAGTAGAAATATCTGAAAAAATAATAGAACTTAATGGTAAACCACCAGTAGCTGTAATGATAGTTGGTGGTGGTGGAAAAGTACTTGGTTTCAAAGAAAAAATAGCAGAAAAACTAGGATTGCCAGAAAATAGAGTTGCTTTAAAAGATATAGAAACAATAAAAGATATAATATATTTAAAAGAACCACTTATTGGAAGTGAATATATAACGCCAGTGGGAATTGCAAATTCTGCTTTAAAAAGAGAAGGAAATGTATTCAATCATGTAAAAATAAATGGAACTACGATAAATATGATGATGATAGGAACAGATTTAAATGTGATGCAAGTTCTTTTACAATATGGATATTCAATATCTCAATTAATAGGAGTTCCTTCAAATGCAATAACGTACGAATTAAATGGTGAATTTAAAATAAAAAAAGGTAATATGGGAAAAGAAGCATTGATAAAAATAAACAATCAAATAGCAAATTTAAAATCAAAAATTAAACCTGGAGATGAAATAGAAGTAGGAGTTCCTGAAAAGGGAGAACCTTTAGAACTCAAAATTAAAGATATAATAAACCCAATAAACATTACAATAAATGGAATAAAAAAAGAACTATATCCAAAAGTAAAAATAAATGGAAAAGATTTAAATATGAACGAAAAAATAAAAGATGGAGATAAATTAGAAACTAAAAATCCCAAAGTGTATGAAGTTTTAGATGAAAAAAGTTCAACCATTATATTCACAATAAATGGAAAAACTTATGAAACATCATCTAATATTGTTATTATAAAGAATGATGAAATTATAGATGAAAACAATGAAATAAAAAACAATGATAGTATAATATTAAAAGCTGTGGACATGCCACAGATAAAAAAATTCTTAGATATAAAACTTAAAAGTCGAAAAATTATATTCAATGAAGAATTAATAGAATTGAATGAACAAAAAATATTAATAAAAAAATCTGGAAAACAAATTTCAGAAAATTCTAAAATAGAAAATAATGCAAACTATACGGTTGATATACAAGAAATACAACCAAATATAATAAGCTTATTTTCACATCTTTCAATGGATGTAAAAAATGTAAAAAATTATCGACTCATGATAAATGGAAAAGAAGCTAAATCATTTATGACAATTCTGGAAGATGGAGATAAAGTTAGGTTTGATTATAAATGA
- the acpS gene encoding holo-ACP synthase, with translation MIISIGTDIIKIDRMNTKLSEKILSENEKKIYIKINSEKRKKEFLSGRFSLKESIIKAIGHSLIMKDISILNDEKGKPYLEKQSQEIIKLQDFNVHLSISHEKEYAVTFVIIEKQ, from the coding sequence ATGATAATTTCTATAGGAACAGACATAATAAAAATAGATAGAATGAATACAAAATTATCTGAAAAAATTCTTAGTGAAAATGAAAAAAAAATATATATTAAAATAAATTCTGAGAAAAGAAAAAAAGAATTTTTAAGTGGAAGATTCTCTTTAAAAGAGTCTATAATAAAAGCTATAGGTCATTCTTTAATTATGAAAGATATTAGTATTTTAAATGATGAAAAAGGCAAACCCTATCTTGAAAAACAATCTCAAGAAATAATAAAATTACAGGATTTTAATGTTCATTTAAGTATAAGTCATGAAAAAGAATATGCAGTAACTTTTGTAATAATAGAAAAGCAATGA